A genome region from Pseudomonas anguilliseptica includes the following:
- the algB gene encoding sigma-54-dependent response regulator transcription factor AlgB, translating to MHASTEEHCLGRILLVDDESAILRTFRYCLEDQGYQVSTASSAAQADALLLRQVFDLCFLDLRLGADDGLEVLAQMRLQAPWMRVVIVTAHSAVDTAVDAIQAGAADYLVKPCSPEQLRLAAAKQLEARQLIERLERLEGYVRKPGDGLDSQSPALMAVLQTAKQVADTDANILILGESDTGKGELAQAIHRWSKRAKKSCITINCPSLSAELMESELFGHNRGAFTGASGSTLGRVNQADGGSLFLDEIGDFPLALQLKLLRFIQDKQYERIGDPVTRQADVRILAATNLNLDEMVQQGRFREDLLYRLNVITLTLPPLRERREDILDLAERFLARFVVDYTRPARNFSDEAREAMLSYACPGNTPELRNVIERASIICSEELVQVSHLGLNASSSQCAPQIGDQLSLEALEKAHISAVMANSESLDQAAKTLGIDASTLYRKRKQLSL from the coding sequence ATGCACGCAAGCACAGAAGAACACTGTCTGGGACGCATTCTGCTGGTGGATGACGAGAGCGCCATCCTGCGCACCTTCCGCTATTGCCTGGAAGACCAGGGTTACCAGGTGAGTACCGCGAGCAGCGCGGCCCAGGCCGATGCCTTGTTGCTGCGTCAGGTCTTCGATCTGTGCTTTCTCGACCTGCGCCTGGGCGCGGATGACGGCCTGGAGGTGCTGGCGCAGATGCGCCTGCAGGCGCCCTGGATGCGCGTGGTGATCGTCACCGCGCACTCGGCGGTGGACACTGCCGTGGATGCCATCCAGGCCGGTGCAGCGGATTATCTAGTCAAGCCGTGCAGCCCGGAGCAGCTGCGCCTGGCCGCCGCCAAACAGCTGGAAGCGCGCCAGCTGATCGAACGCCTGGAGCGCCTGGAAGGCTATGTGCGCAAGCCCGGCGATGGTCTCGACTCGCAGAGCCCGGCGCTGATGGCGGTGCTGCAAACCGCCAAACAGGTGGCCGACACCGACGCCAATATCCTGATTCTCGGCGAATCCGACACTGGCAAGGGCGAGCTGGCGCAGGCCATTCACCGCTGGAGCAAACGCGCGAAGAAGTCCTGCATCACCATCAACTGCCCGTCACTCAGTGCCGAACTGATGGAAAGCGAGCTGTTCGGGCATAACCGCGGCGCTTTTACCGGCGCCAGCGGAAGCACTCTGGGGCGGGTCAACCAGGCCGATGGCGGCAGCCTGTTCCTCGACGAAATCGGCGATTTTCCCCTGGCCCTGCAGCTCAAGCTGCTGCGCTTTATTCAGGACAAACAATACGAGCGCATCGGCGACCCGGTGACCCGCCAGGCCGATGTAAGGATTCTCGCGGCGACCAACCTCAATCTCGATGAGATGGTTCAGCAGGGGCGTTTTCGTGAAGACCTGCTGTATCGCCTCAATGTCATCACCCTGACCCTGCCGCCGCTGCGCGAGCGCCGCGAGGACATCCTCGACCTGGCCGAGCGTTTTCTCGCGCGCTTTGTCGTCGACTATACGCGCCCCGCGCGCAACTTCAGCGACGAAGCGCGCGAGGCGATGCTGAGCTACGCCTGCCCGGGCAATACCCCCGAGCTGCGCAATGTGATTGAGCGCGCCAGTATCATCTGCAGCGAAGAGCTGGTGCAGGTCAGCCACCTCGGGCTGAACGCGTCGAGCAGCCAGTGCGCGCCGCAGATCGGTGACCAGCTGAGCCTGGAGGCCCTGGAAAAAGCCCATATCAGCGCCGTGATGGCCAACAGCGAAAGCCTCGACCAGGCGGCCAAAACCCTCGGCATCGACGCCTCTACCCTGTACCGCAAGCGCAAGCAGCTCAGCCTGTGA
- a CDS encoding BON domain-containing protein has translation MHQLKTLALALALALATATAGLIVLAPFAAYAAEGDTSRALSEARQEGSIWTAFALNRHLNPFTIDVDVENVSAKLTGKVETDVERDLADQIALGIEGVKKVDNLLTLEPNFEAKASAEPNLSQRFDDATLVATVKSKLLWNSNTEGLDINVNALNGKVSLIGSAQSAEAKDLAGRLAASTEGVREVNNLLSVSATDSSAAKAQNAADETAAAISDAWITSKVKSSFIYSRNLDGLNISVDTQKGMVSLSGSVLSNAEKQLAVETARYLLSEAALPLGQPLHLTGDPP, from the coding sequence ATGCATCAATTGAAAACTCTGGCTCTGGCTCTGGCTCTGGCTCTGGCCACTGCGACCGCCGGCCTGATCGTCCTGGCCCCTTTCGCTGCCTATGCTGCCGAGGGTGATACCAGCCGTGCGTTGAGCGAGGCGCGCCAGGAAGGCTCGATCTGGACTGCGTTTGCCCTTAACCGCCACCTCAACCCCTTCACCATCGACGTGGATGTGGAAAACGTCAGCGCCAAGCTGACCGGTAAGGTGGAAACCGATGTCGAGCGCGATTTGGCTGATCAGATCGCCCTGGGTATTGAAGGGGTGAAGAAGGTCGACAACCTGCTGACCCTCGAGCCGAACTTCGAAGCCAAGGCCAGCGCCGAGCCGAACCTGTCGCAACGTTTTGACGATGCAACTCTGGTAGCCACGGTGAAATCCAAGCTGTTGTGGAACAGTAATACCGAAGGGTTGGACATCAACGTCAACGCGCTCAACGGCAAAGTCAGCCTGATCGGTAGTGCGCAGAGCGCTGAGGCCAAGGACCTGGCCGGTCGTCTGGCGGCCAGCACCGAAGGCGTGCGTGAGGTGAACAACCTGCTTAGCGTTAGCGCCACTGACAGCAGTGCGGCCAAGGCACAGAACGCGGCCGATGAAACCGCTGCGGCGATCAGCGATGCGTGGATCACCAGCAAGGTGAAATCCAGCTTTATCTATAGCCGCAACCTCGACGGTTTGAATATTTCGGTCGACACCCAGAAGGGCATGGTCAGCCTCAGCGGCAGTGTGCTGAGCAACGCCGAGAAGCAATTGGCCGTTGAAACCGCCCGCTACCTGTTGTCTGAGGCTGCCTTGCCGCTTGGGCAGCCGCTACATCTCACAGGAGATCCACCATGA
- a CDS encoding ferritin-like domain-containing protein translates to MTDTTEQLNELIEITRDGQRFYQHAHDEVKDVRLQVLFRDMSQSKSELIRALSVKVAANQEVPASGGTFVGKLRQVYADTKASLASDTEATYVAQLEEAEDRILHAFEDALEGSEPSVQALLAVEMPKVRANHDRMRTLKQSMQ, encoded by the coding sequence ATGACTGACACCACCGAACAACTCAACGAACTGATCGAAATCACCCGTGACGGCCAGCGCTTCTACCAGCACGCTCACGATGAAGTGAAGGACGTACGCCTGCAGGTGCTGTTTCGCGACATGTCGCAGAGCAAGAGCGAGTTGATCCGCGCGCTGTCGGTGAAAGTTGCCGCCAACCAGGAAGTCCCGGCCAGCGGCGGTACCTTTGTCGGCAAGCTGCGTCAGGTTTATGCCGATACCAAAGCTAGCTTGGCCAGCGACACCGAGGCCACCTACGTGGCGCAACTGGAAGAAGCCGAAGACCGCATTCTGCATGCGTTTGAGGATGCTCTAGAAGGTTCAGAGCCGAGTGTGCAGGCCCTGTTGGCGGTAGAAATGCCGAAAGTTCGTGCCAATCATGACCGTATGCGCACCTTGAAGCAGTCCATGCAGTAA
- a CDS encoding DUF1328 domain-containing protein yields the protein MLSWAITFLIIAIIAAVLGFGGIAGTATGIAKILFVVFLVMFIVSFIMGRRPRG from the coding sequence ATGCTGAGTTGGGCCATTACCTTTCTGATTATCGCCATCATCGCTGCAGTTCTGGGCTTCGGTGGTATCGCCGGCACCGCCACGGGTATCGCGAAGATTCTCTTCGTGGTGTTCCTGGTGATGTTTATCGTCTCGTTCATCATGGGCCGTCGTCCGCGTGGCTAA
- a CDS encoding VIT and vWA domain-containing protein — MFDCLSIPKISVGRRFVLLIALVLAQPALASEQSAAEHSESPYFAVQSDDPAVDRLPLKATKVEVRVLGVIADVRVVQQYRNEGTRALEARYVFPGSTRAAVYGMTVRLGERELQAQIREKQKAQQEYQQAKSAGKTAALLEQQRENVFQMNVANILPGDVVDVELRYTELLLPTDGVYSFVFPTVVGPRYNGSAGSESHKAGPWVSTPYLPEGEATGDAFSLAVELQSPVPLADIRSPSHKIELQQSTPSQARVSLGSDAGQSNNRDFILDYRLSGATFESGVLLSKGTEDNFFLALIAPPAKVKSQMLVPREYIFVVDISGSMHGFPLDTAKRLLKNLLGRLRPVDSFNVLLFSGSSSMLADESQAATPANIETALGMLDTTMGSGGTELLPALRKALAVPSDPERARSFVVVTDGFVSVEREAFELVRNNLDKANMFAFGIGSSVNRQLIEGLARAGQGEPFVVLNEAAADEQAERFRQMIDAPVLANPQVRFAGLQVYDVEPVALPDLFAQRPLVVFGKWRGEARGSLQVEGRGAAGPYRGTDQTRDGQREQSGAGLFMGAA, encoded by the coding sequence ATGTTTGATTGTTTATCCATTCCTAAGATCAGCGTCGGTCGCCGGTTTGTGCTGCTGATCGCCTTGGTTCTGGCGCAGCCCGCGCTGGCCAGCGAGCAATCCGCCGCCGAGCACAGCGAAAGTCCTTATTTCGCGGTACAGAGCGACGATCCCGCAGTGGATCGCTTACCGCTCAAGGCCACCAAAGTCGAGGTGCGGGTATTGGGGGTGATCGCCGATGTGCGGGTTGTTCAGCAATACCGCAACGAGGGTACGCGGGCGCTGGAGGCGCGTTATGTGTTTCCCGGCTCGACCCGCGCGGCGGTGTACGGCATGACCGTGCGCTTGGGCGAGCGTGAACTACAGGCGCAGATCCGCGAGAAGCAGAAGGCCCAGCAGGAATATCAACAGGCCAAGAGCGCCGGTAAAACTGCGGCCCTGCTCGAACAACAGCGCGAAAATGTATTCCAGATGAATGTCGCCAATATCCTGCCCGGTGATGTGGTCGACGTGGAGCTGCGTTATACCGAGTTGCTGCTGCCCACCGATGGCGTCTACAGCTTCGTTTTCCCTACCGTGGTCGGGCCGCGCTACAACGGCAGTGCCGGCAGTGAGAGCCACAAGGCTGGCCCCTGGGTCAGCACACCATATTTGCCCGAGGGCGAAGCGACGGGCGATGCTTTCTCGCTCGCGGTGGAGTTGCAGTCGCCGGTGCCGTTGGCCGATATCCGCTCGCCAAGCCACAAGATCGAACTGCAACAGAGCACGCCGAGTCAGGCGCGGGTCAGCCTGGGCAGCGATGCGGGGCAGAGCAATAACCGCGATTTCATCCTCGACTATCGTTTGAGTGGCGCCACTTTCGAGAGCGGCGTGCTGCTGTCCAAAGGCACCGAAGATAACTTCTTCCTGGCCTTGATCGCGCCGCCGGCGAAGGTGAAAAGCCAGATGCTGGTGCCGCGCGAATATATCTTCGTGGTGGATATCTCCGGCTCCATGCATGGCTTCCCGCTGGATACCGCCAAGCGCCTGCTGAAGAATCTGCTCGGGCGTTTGCGCCCGGTCGACAGCTTCAATGTGCTGTTGTTCTCTGGCAGTAGCAGCATGCTCGCCGATGAGTCGCAGGCGGCTACCCCAGCGAATATCGAGACTGCGTTGGGTATGCTCGACACCACGATGGGCTCGGGCGGCACCGAGCTGCTGCCGGCGTTGCGCAAGGCACTGGCTGTGCCGAGCGATCCCGAGCGGGCGCGTAGCTTTGTAGTGGTCACCGATGGTTTTGTGTCGGTTGAACGCGAGGCCTTCGAGCTGGTGCGCAACAATCTGGACAAGGCCAATATGTTCGCCTTCGGTATTGGCAGCTCGGTCAATCGTCAGCTGATCGAGGGCCTGGCGCGGGCCGGGCAAGGCGAGCCTTTTGTAGTCCTCAACGAGGCGGCGGCGGACGAGCAGGCCGAGCGCTTTCGGCAGATGATCGATGCGCCGGTGCTGGCCAATCCGCAGGTGCGTTTCGCTGGCTTGCAGGTCTATGACGTCGAGCCCGTGGCCCTGCCGGATCTGTTCGCTCAGCGGCCTCTGGTAGTGTTCGGCAAATGGCGCGGCGAGGCGCGCGGCAGCCTGCAAGTGGAGGGGCGCGGCGCGGCCGGGCCGTATCGAGGTACCGATCAAACCCGAGATGGCCAGCGAGAACAATCGGGCGCTGGGCTATTTATGGGCGCGGCATAA
- a CDS encoding PEP-CTERM sorting domain-containing protein: MASENNRALGYLWARHKVASLTDQETLEGDYVHSQAILDLGLKYSLLTPYTSFIAVDEQVRNPDPAAAASVKQALPLPQGVSNQAIGALVSSTPEPSTWLMLLVAALGMGWLARQHARQEQLE; encoded by the coding sequence ATGGCCAGCGAGAACAATCGGGCGCTGGGCTATTTATGGGCGCGGCATAAGGTCGCCAGCCTTACCGATCAGGAAACCCTCGAAGGTGACTACGTCCATAGCCAGGCGATTCTCGACTTGGGTCTGAAATACAGCCTGCTGACGCCTTACACCTCGTTTATCGCCGTGGACGAACAGGTGCGCAACCCCGACCCGGCCGCTGCCGCCAGCGTCAAGCAAGCGCTGCCGTTGCCCCAGGGCGTGAGCAATCAGGCGATAGGTGCGCTGGTGTCGAGCACCCCGGAGCCGAGTACCTGGCTGATGTTGCTGGTCGCGGCTCTGGGTATGGGTTGGCTGGCGCGCCAGCATGCTCGTCAGGAGCAACTTGAGTGA
- the xrtQ gene encoding exosortase Q — MSALPMAWSRVGANPPTWLWLLLPALALWPVWQWSARRMSDGSDDPFGIVALLALVLMLWRERRQLSAAPRLPWLLLTVLLCAAAGLVPGLPPLLRAVVAVLTLFAGVLALRAPGQALLAWLGLGLLALPIMSSLQFFIGYPLRVLTAEVSAWLLRAGGLEVLRQGSTLEVSGQLIMVDAPCSGIQMAWVAYFTAFATAAWLRMGDRQLLRRLPLLGVLILAGNILRNSLLILQETGRLDWPGWMHEGTGLLVFIGVCALVLRYMMANGVAHEVTLAPLAPELPGHRPSLQPALQVVVLTAFVAVALWRCGRCWQRLRLLSQGMAALSSGQRNTLASHCNLWPCRRWSSVSPRSFPVLSPVLVRARGRSRCAM, encoded by the coding sequence ATGTCGGCGCTCCCAATGGCTTGGTCGCGCGTAGGGGCTAACCCGCCGACGTGGCTGTGGTTGCTGCTGCCGGCATTGGCGCTGTGGCCGGTGTGGCAGTGGAGCGCGCGGCGAATGAGCGATGGCTCCGACGATCCGTTCGGCATAGTCGCGCTGCTTGCCTTAGTGCTGATGCTCTGGCGCGAGCGCCGCCAGTTATCGGCCGCGCCGCGGCTGCCCTGGTTACTGCTGACAGTGCTGCTCTGCGCGGCGGCCGGGTTGGTGCCAGGCTTGCCGCCGTTATTGCGCGCGGTAGTGGCGGTGCTGACGCTGTTCGCCGGGGTGCTGGCGCTGCGCGCGCCGGGCCAGGCGCTGCTGGCCTGGCTGGGGTTGGGCTTGTTGGCGCTGCCGATCATGTCGTCCCTGCAGTTCTTTATCGGCTATCCGCTGCGGGTGCTGACCGCTGAGGTCAGCGCCTGGTTGCTGCGCGCCGGCGGGCTGGAGGTGCTACGCCAGGGCAGCACGCTGGAAGTGTCCGGGCAACTCATCATGGTCGATGCACCCTGTTCGGGCATTCAGATGGCCTGGGTCGCCTACTTCACTGCGTTCGCCACCGCCGCCTGGCTACGCATGGGCGATCGTCAGTTACTGCGCCGTTTGCCGCTGCTCGGGGTGTTGATACTGGCCGGCAATATTCTGCGCAATAGCCTGCTGATCCTGCAGGAAACCGGGCGCCTGGATTGGCCCGGCTGGATGCACGAGGGCACCGGCTTGCTGGTGTTCATCGGCGTTTGTGCGCTGGTGCTGCGCTATATGATGGCGAACGGTGTGGCCCACGAAGTCACGCTTGCGCCACTGGCGCCTGAGCTGCCGGGCCACCGGCCGTCGTTGCAGCCGGCGTTGCAAGTGGTGGTGCTCACGGCGTTCGTGGCTGTGGCGCTGTGGCGCTGTGGCCGCTGTTGGCAGCGCCTGCGGCTATTGAGCCAAGGTATGGCAGCTTTGTCGAGTGGCCAGCGCAATACGCTGGCGAGCCACTGCAACCTTTGGCCTTGTCGGCGGTGGAGCAGCGTTTCGCCGCGCAGTTTCCCGGTGCTATCGCCCGTTTTAGTGCGGGCGCGCGGGCGGTCACGCTGCGCCATGTGA
- a CDS encoding nucleoside recognition domain-containing protein translates to MLNWLWLGFFVVAAIAGLSRWLLGDDPAVFAAMVESLFAMAKLSVEVMVLLFGTLTLWLGLLRIAEKAGLVDALARMLGPLFARLMPEVPRGHPALGLITMNFAANGLGLDNAATPIGLKAMRALQTLNPSSTTATNAQILFLVLNASSLTLLPVTIFMYRAQQGAPDPTLVFLPILLATSASTLVGLLSVALMQRLRLWAPVVLAYLIPGALLLGSFMAVLATMSATALAALSSLAGNLTLFGIVLLFLLLGALRKVAVYEEFVEGAKEGFDVAKSLLPYLVAMLCAIGVLRASGALEFGLDGIRWLVEAVGWDTRFVEALPTALVKPFSGSAARAMLIETMQTHGVDSFPALIAATIQGSTETTFYVLAVYFGAVGIQRVRHAVGCALLAELAGVVAAIFVCYWFFG, encoded by the coding sequence ATGCTCAATTGGCTGTGGCTGGGTTTTTTCGTGGTGGCGGCCATTGCCGGCCTTTCGCGCTGGTTGCTCGGTGACGACCCGGCGGTATTCGCTGCCATGGTCGAAAGTCTGTTTGCCATGGCCAAGTTGTCGGTCGAGGTGATGGTGCTGCTGTTCGGCACCCTGACCCTCTGGCTCGGGCTGCTGCGCATTGCCGAGAAAGCCGGCCTGGTCGATGCCCTGGCGCGCATGCTCGGCCCGCTGTTTGCGCGGTTGATGCCGGAAGTGCCACGCGGTCATCCCGCCCTCGGCTTGATCACCATGAACTTCGCTGCCAATGGCCTGGGCCTGGATAACGCCGCCACGCCGATTGGCCTGAAAGCCATGCGCGCGCTGCAAACCCTCAACCCCAGCAGCACCACGGCGACTAATGCGCAGATCCTGTTTCTGGTGCTTAACGCCTCGTCGCTGACCCTGCTGCCGGTGACCATCTTTATGTACCGCGCCCAGCAGGGTGCGCCGGACCCGACTCTGGTGTTTCTGCCGATTCTGCTGGCTACCAGCGCCTCGACCCTGGTCGGCTTGCTGTCGGTGGCGCTGATGCAGCGCCTGCGCCTGTGGGCCCCGGTGGTGCTGGCGTACCTGATCCCCGGTGCGCTGCTGCTGGGTAGCTTTATGGCCGTGTTGGCGACTATGTCCGCCACGGCCTTGGCGGCGCTGTCGTCGCTGGCCGGCAACCTCACGCTGTTCGGTATCGTCCTGCTGTTTCTGCTGCTCGGCGCGTTGAGGAAGGTTGCGGTGTACGAGGAGTTTGTCGAAGGCGCGAAAGAAGGCTTCGATGTGGCCAAGAGCCTGCTGCCCTATCTGGTGGCGATGCTCTGCGCGATTGGCGTGCTGCGTGCCTCCGGTGCGCTGGAGTTCGGCCTCGATGGCATTCGCTGGCTGGTCGAAGCCGTGGGTTGGGATACGCGCTTTGTCGAGGCGCTGCCCACCGCGCTGGTCAAGCCGTTCTCCGGCAGCGCAGCGCGCGCCATGCTGATCGAAACCATGCAGACTCACGGCGTCGACAGCTTCCCGGCGTTGATTGCTGCGACCATCCAGGGCAGTACGGAAACCACCTTCTATGTGCTAGCGGTGTACTTCGGCGCGGTCGGCATCCAGCGCGTGCGGCATGCTGTGGGTTGCGCGCTGCTGGCCGAGTTGGCCGGTGTGGTGGCGGCCATCTTCGTCTGTTACTGGTTCTTCGGCTAA
- a CDS encoding DUF5924 family protein, giving the protein MHAVKQQLFKLITLIQRNPGMVAIFGFASGLASFLLVERQAELARVLALVMLVSLLWLILENILRERIARWFGFELPPPLLRYATQMIHQESLFFVLPFFFITTTWNSGQLLFSGLLACAALISIIDPLYYKWLAPKRWLFLAYHTLALFAVLLTALPIIFKLTTPQSYQLALAAAVLLSFPSLFTIITVQRWWRGLLLVGLTLAIGATGWLARTWVPPATLWLTEVAVTSEFDNQNRAPGESIKELSVAQLRSQGLFAYTAISAPRGLNERIYHVWRRDGGEVERIALDIHGGRKEGYRAWTHKQNFPADAVGRWQVQVLTEAGQMIGVLRFKVVE; this is encoded by the coding sequence GTGCACGCCGTGAAACAACAGCTGTTCAAACTGATCACGCTGATTCAGCGCAATCCCGGGATGGTAGCGATCTTCGGCTTTGCCTCGGGGCTGGCGAGCTTTCTGCTGGTCGAGCGCCAGGCCGAGCTGGCGCGAGTACTGGCGCTGGTGATGCTGGTCAGCTTGTTGTGGCTGATTCTGGAAAACATCCTGCGCGAGCGCATCGCCCGCTGGTTCGGCTTCGAGCTGCCGCCGCCGCTGCTGCGCTATGCCACGCAGATGATCCACCAGGAGAGCCTGTTCTTCGTTCTGCCGTTCTTCTTTATCACCACCACCTGGAACAGCGGCCAATTGCTGTTCAGCGGCCTGCTGGCTTGCGCGGCGCTGATCTCGATCATTGACCCGCTGTACTACAAGTGGTTGGCGCCCAAGCGCTGGCTGTTTCTCGCCTATCACACCCTGGCGCTGTTCGCGGTGCTGCTCACCGCGCTGCCGATCATCTTCAAACTGACCACGCCACAGAGTTATCAACTGGCGCTGGCGGCGGCTGTGCTGCTGTCGTTTCCCTCGCTGTTCACGATCATCACCGTACAACGCTGGTGGCGTGGCCTGCTGCTGGTCGGCCTGACTCTAGCGATTGGTGCAACCGGCTGGCTGGCGCGCACCTGGGTGCCACCGGCCACCCTGTGGCTGACCGAGGTGGCGGTTACCAGTGAGTTCGATAACCAGAACCGCGCTCCGGGCGAAAGCATCAAGGAATTGAGCGTGGCGCAACTGCGCAGCCAGGGCCTGTTCGCCTACACCGCGATCAGTGCACCGCGCGGGCTGAACGAGCGGATTTATCACGTCTGGCGCCGCGATGGCGGTGAAGTCGAACGCATCGCCCTGGATATCCACGGCGGGCGCAAGGAAGGCTACCGCGCCTGGACCCACAAACAGAACTTCCCCGCCGACGCCGTCGGCCGCTGGCAGGTGCAGGTGCTGACCGAAGCCGGGCAGATGATTGGGGTGCTGCGGTTTAAGGTGGTGGAGTAG
- a CDS encoding VOC family protein — protein MSQAEQNLRIDYIEFAAVDLPLLKQFYEQVFGWRFTDYGPHYSSFTDGRMTGGFTTDSAAGVGPLVVIYASDLEGVCAQVAAAGGQITQAIFSFPGGRRFEFRDPSGNRLAVWSE, from the coding sequence ATGAGCCAAGCCGAACAGAATCTGCGTATCGACTACATCGAGTTCGCCGCCGTCGACCTGCCGCTGCTCAAGCAGTTCTATGAACAGGTTTTCGGTTGGCGCTTTACCGACTATGGCCCGCACTACAGCAGCTTTACCGACGGACGCATGACGGGCGGCTTTACCACCGACAGCGCCGCCGGTGTTGGGCCACTGGTGGTGATCTACGCCTCGGACCTGGAAGGCGTGTGCGCCCAGGTGGCCGCCGCCGGTGGGCAGATCACCCAGGCGATCTTCAGTTTTCCCGGCGGGCGACGTTTCGAGTTTCGCGATCCCAGTGGCAATCGCCTGGCCGTGTGGTCGGAGTAA
- the tnpB gene encoding IS66 family insertion sequence element accessory protein TnpB (TnpB, as the term is used for proteins encoded by IS66 family insertion elements, is considered an accessory protein, since TnpC, encoded by a neighboring gene, is a DDE family transposase.), whose amino-acid sequence MLSSNFFLEPAVMMRPDAKVEKVYLYPKPVDFRKSIDGLAALVELDIKVAVFDPVLFVFLNRARSRVKILYWERNGFCLWLKRLEAERFKSHPEPGEDAIVLTAQELNWLLDGIDLWRNRPHQVLTPRFVT is encoded by the coding sequence ATGCTGAGCTCCAATTTCTTTCTGGAGCCAGCCGTCATGATGCGCCCCGACGCCAAAGTCGAAAAAGTCTATCTATACCCCAAGCCGGTGGATTTCCGAAAATCCATCGATGGCCTGGCCGCCCTGGTCGAGCTGGATATCAAGGTGGCGGTGTTCGACCCGGTGCTGTTCGTCTTCCTCAACCGCGCGCGCAGCCGGGTGAAGATTTTGTATTGGGAGCGCAACGGCTTTTGCCTGTGGCTCAAGCGATTGGAGGCTGAACGCTTCAAGTCGCATCCGGAACCTGGCGAAGATGCGATCGTGCTGACGGCCCAGGAGTTGAACTGGTTGTTGGACGGTATCGACCTGTGGCGCAACCGGCCGCACCAGGTTTTGACCCCTAGGTTCGTCACCTGA